A single region of the Brachypodium distachyon strain Bd21 chromosome 3, Brachypodium_distachyon_v3.0, whole genome shotgun sequence genome encodes:
- the LOC100843988 gene encoding transcription factor bHLH144 has translation MQGGHGYGGYGGSPPQGYGYGGYGGYGGYGYDAGGYNSGAAAGGYYSNNGYPSYEDALAGQTMKAHESAAPLNELEFQPSETCPKNYVIFDQTCTKSRVMFHPSLANKFGGNGGASEYDNYYGAPGSGGNAYDAAAAGKSMYNKDRDYDADMSCSVRHKEDTDEIDALLCSDDGDEDDVVSTGRTPGYRDGSSPDSCSSSYGGGSKSRSECTGGRKKKERMKKMVRTLKGIIPGGNQMDTPAVLDEAVKYLKSLKVEVKKLGVRGSDS, from the coding sequence ATGCAGGGAGGCCACGGCTATGGTGGCTACGGCGGCTCCCCGCCGCAAGGGTACGGCTACGGCGGCTACGGCGGCTACGGCGGCTACGGCTACGACGCCGGCGGGTACAACTCCGGTGCCGCTGCCGGGGGTTACTACTCCAACAACGGGTACCCGTCGTACGAGGACGCGCTGGCCGGGCAGACGATGAAGGCGCACGagtccgccgcgccgctgaACGAGCTGGAATTCCAGCCGTCGGAGACGTGCCCCAAGAACTACGTCATCTTCGACCAGACGTGCACCAAGAGCCGGGTCATGTTCCACCCTTCCCTGGCCAACAAGTTCGGCGGCAACGGGGGCGCCTCGGAGTACGACAACTACTACGGCgcccccggctccggcggcaaCGCCTacgacgctgccgccgcaggcAAGAGCATGTACAACAAGGACAGGGACTACGACGCCGACATGAGCTGCTCCGTGCGGCACAAGGAGGACACGGACGAGATCGACGCGCTGCTGTGCtcggacgacggcgacgaggacgacgtggTGAGCACGGGCCGCACCCCGGGGTACCGGGACGGGAGCTCCCCGGACTCGTGCTCGTCAagctacggcggcggcagcaagtCGAGGTCCGAGTGCACGGGCgggcggaagaagaaggagcggATGAAGAAGATGGTGCGGACGCTCAAGGGCATCATCCCGGGTGGCAACCAGATGGACACGCCGGCCGTGCTGGACGAGGCCGTCAAGTACCTCAAGTCGCTCAAGGTGGAAGTCAAGAAGCTCGGCGTGCGCGGCTCCGACAGCTGA